A window of the Phaseolus vulgaris cultivar G19833 chromosome 5, P. vulgaris v2.0, whole genome shotgun sequence genome harbors these coding sequences:
- the LOC137834223 gene encoding uncharacterized protein, whose product MKIFVESLDKGIWDAIENGPLIPEIEKDGSSIEKPWSQWTDSENKKAKFDCIAKNIITSALNLDEFFRISQCSSAKGMWDTLEVTHEGTNDVKRARKHTLIQEYEMFIMLKGESLKYKKGSPTSSTTL is encoded by the coding sequence atgaaaatctttgttgaatctcttgataagggaatttgggatgcaattgaaaatggtcctttgaTTCCAGaaattgaaaaagatggatcttccattgaaaaaccttggtctcaatggactgattctgaaaacaagaaggccaaatttgattgtatcgctaagaacatcataacatctgccttgaatttggatgaatttttcaggatttcTCAATGCTCTTCGGCCAAGGggatgtgggacactttggaggtgactcatgaaggaaccaatgatgtgaagagagctagaaagcatactctaattcaggaatatgaaatgtttatAATGCTTAAAGGTGAGTCGTTGAAGTACAAAAAAGGTTCAcccacatcatcaaccaccttatga